The proteins below are encoded in one region of Triticum aestivum cultivar Chinese Spring chromosome 1B, IWGSC CS RefSeq v2.1, whole genome shotgun sequence:
- the LOC123120637 gene encoding uncharacterized protein isoform X2 — translation MRAPAALLDNARTCALANPIVVAAGAPVIRSFPFVVWYDVSVEAAVCSHARIVERSFLFQRQMEGVLELACTDLTHDVGVNLVDNLVSWAHDRSFSSLEIPPALLSLLDYLQMNSDTYFL, via the exons ATGAGAGCGCCGGCGGCTCTCCTGGATAACGCCCGCACATGTGCCCTCGCAAATCCCATTGTAGTGGCGGCCGGGGCGCCGGTCATCCGGTCGTTCCCCTTTGTGGTGTGGTACGACGTCTCCGTCGAAGCTGCAGTCTGCTCCCACGCTCGCATCGTCGAGCGGAGTTTCCTCTTCCAGCGGCAGATGGAAGGTGTCCTGGAGCTAGCTTGCACG GATTTGACTCATGATGTGGGTGTTAATCTCGTCGACAATCTTGTTTCTTGGGCACATGATCGCTCTTTCTCTAG CTTGGAAATTCCGCCGGCTTTGCTTTCTTTACTGGACTACCTTCAGATGAATTCAGACACATATTTTTTGTGA
- the LOC123120637 gene encoding uncharacterized protein isoform X1, translated as MRAPAALLDNARTCALANPIVVAAGAPVIRSFPFVVWYDVSVEAAVCSHARIVERSFLFQRQMEGVLELACTDLTHDVGVNLVDNLVSWAHDRSFSSLEIPPALLSLLDYLQMNSDTYFLIPFHW; from the exons ATGAGAGCGCCGGCGGCTCTCCTGGATAACGCCCGCACATGTGCCCTCGCAAATCCCATTGTAGTGGCGGCCGGGGCGCCGGTCATCCGGTCGTTCCCCTTTGTGGTGTGGTACGACGTCTCCGTCGAAGCTGCAGTCTGCTCCCACGCTCGCATCGTCGAGCGGAGTTTCCTCTTCCAGCGGCAGATGGAAGGTGTCCTGGAGCTAGCTTGCACG GATTTGACTCATGATGTGGGTGTTAATCTCGTCGACAATCTTGTTTCTTGGGCACATGATCGCTCTTTCTCTAG CTTGGAAATTCCGCCGGCTTTGCTTTCTTTACTGGACTACCTTCAGATGAATTCAGACACATATTTTTT
- the LOC123120637 gene encoding uncharacterized protein isoform X3 encodes MRAPAALLDNARTCALANPIVVAAGAPVIRSFPFVVWYDVSVEAAVCSHARIVERSFLFQRQMEGVLELACTDLTHDVGVNLVDNLVSWAHDRSFSRIPFHW; translated from the exons ATGAGAGCGCCGGCGGCTCTCCTGGATAACGCCCGCACATGTGCCCTCGCAAATCCCATTGTAGTGGCGGCCGGGGCGCCGGTCATCCGGTCGTTCCCCTTTGTGGTGTGGTACGACGTCTCCGTCGAAGCTGCAGTCTGCTCCCACGCTCGCATCGTCGAGCGGAGTTTCCTCTTCCAGCGGCAGATGGAAGGTGTCCTGGAGCTAGCTTGCACG GATTTGACTCATGATGTGGGTGTTAATCTCGTCGACAATCTTGTTTCTTGGGCACATGATCGCTCTTTCTCTAG